The genomic stretch aacccgccacgggaggggatgtgcacattaagggacagggattgttagtcgctcgttgatgagctggactaggtgggagcggttgcggtcacccactggcggcgaggattacctgttgcgatgggtaatctggcaaggctacacactttggtgtgtagtcggttactgtgtgagatcggaagACTGGggttggatgatgatcagctagTATCTCGTTTgtctgtcttatattgattgagtaatactgaccccgttgttgtttgtggaatctgcggtgatccgttcggggatggtgagcaggcttgaaaggtattgctagtggtgagcttcgggcagtcatgggagcgttGTCATCACCAATCATAGCATCACCGTTCGAGTCTTAGTTTTAATTTCATTAGTTGTCAGACATGGAAGTTGTATTTGTTGAATCAGTTTTTGGTGGATGTAAACTTTAACCCCTTTATGgcatttaataaatgtgctcagctcagacgcttttgatatgcactaacctcgggaaaccgggatggtaacacactttcatggtagggtggtcttggtaaggcaccttggtatgagggggtgttacagtatgaTTCGCATAAGATGTTTGTTCTCAGATACTATCATAAGGCTGCCTTTGTTGGTACTTATTTTAGTTTTGTTGGTGAAGGTTTGATTGCGGTGTGCATGTTCTCAAGTGGTTAGAAGCTGGACGCAGCAGAGATCTGTGGGAAGACAAGAGCAATTTTAAGGCGTTAGTTGTATATAGGAAGGCCGTTGTGCTCAACTTGTTACGTTGGCAGGAGAACAAGCGTAAGGTATTAAAAATTAATCTCTTTTTTATTTGTCTTCAATATCCGATTTAACTGATCACATCCATTTAAATACAAGGTTTACATCGTTTTTTCTCATGGCTGATATGTAGGTTTACTAGAAGTCATGGAAGCAGCTTGTGTTTGGTAGAAGTGTGGCTGAGTTTGTATATCTTCTGGAATGTGGGATGGTGTAATTTGGATCTGTTCAGTTAATGTTGCATTGTAATAATTTCGTTTACGATTATCCGAGTCTCACCAACATTTGTGTTCATGATGCGTTATTTTCATCCGTGACATTATGTTGAATATGGAATCATGACCACAAACTATCGAACAAATCAGATTTGACAGTTTGTAATGGAAGGGCATCGACCCTACTTTTGTGGATAATATCTAGGATATGCAACCCATTTGTGTGTTTGTTTTAGACAATTGGTGGTGACTATGTGGCAATGGTCTGAAAATTGGACAATCTCTTCTTTTGTTATGTGGCAATGGTCTGAAATTAGACGtcatacaatattaattttgtatatggAACTTAAATTCGCGAATCATCGTTTATTAATATTTACGTTATTTATTTACACATATAATACTTCTAGGTACGCTTCCCACGTAAAACATGTGCAACAATCGTGTTAATATTCACGCTTTTTTTATTTTCACATAAACTCACCAACAATCGTGTTAATTTCGTTTGCCTAcacataataaatatatttattatgtgTAGACAACCCAATAATATATATTTGCACAATTCACCAACAAGTGAATACGTTTTTTTCGTTGATTGAAAATGAAATCATCAGTTAATGGAAAATAGCTGACAATACACTTTTACACATTCACATAGCAATAATAAGCAGATTCAATAACTCTTCGTATCATAACCTATGAATGATCATCCATGTATTGTATAGGTTAACATGCATAAACAAGTGTTTCCATTCACAATCCTGGTAGATACACTATAAGCCTTGACAGATGCACGTATAATCCATGAAGATAAGCTAGTAGCTTGTGATATACGAAGtataaaaaataaaagaaataaaaaaggaaaagaaatataatcaaaataaaaaatgatCAAAATTCAAATAGAACAGCTCAAAAATGAAGTCTCCAGTCCTTTTGCCATTTATCATTATCTTTGTGTATGTGATCCGCAACTCTTTTCGTTGTTCAATCCTGAAACGGAAAAAGGCTATCAAAAATTAAAGGTTACAAATTTTATTAGATACAGCAATACTATTCCTTATTCAAGTACCATCCAACAAATTCAATCTACTATCCATATTCTCTAATAATGAATGCACCAAAATTAATAGCGTACCTGTATGATGGAATCATACTCTCCTAGGACAATTCCGACTATCATGGAATCCTAATTCTCCACAAGCATTGCATTTTCTGGGCGCTTTTTTCTGTTCTTTCGTAGCTTTCCTTTTGGGACATCATTCGTTTTCCAGACCCTTTTGTCTTTGACTGAATAGGAGGTAAGACAACCACTTCTGCTGGTATTTTTGTTCCTAAGAGCATCTTAAGTTCCCTAGTCTTGTTCCTCTTCCTATCACCCgtgttactactactactactacattCAAACATACTGTTTTGTGCGTTTATCTTGTCTTTGAAACCTTTCAGAATGCCCATTAATTCATCCACATACTCAGGTTTTTGTTCAGCAAGTGTCACACACGAGAACACCTCGGACCATAGGGTACCAATTTTGTGCCGTCTAACATCTAATGCGTTACAATCTTTAGTTAAAGTATGTGGCACGTTATTACAAATCGGCTGACATGTTGCCAATTTGCTCCACCTACTTAAAAGATACTGATCTGGAACATTGGCCTTGTTCTTTCAACACATAAAGCGCATGACGGCACAAAATTCCATGTCTCTCGAACTTTTTACAGGAGCACTTCAATTTCATCTCGTCAGAAATAAAGTTAACATAGTAAACCTTATCTTTTTCACGATCAATAATGGGCATGTTGTCACTGGTAGTAACCCCTACAATTTTAACACCACAGGTGAAACATGCAGCCATCCACCCGTTTTAAAATTCAGAAAACATCACTGGGGTTTAGAACTCAGAAGGGTGTTTTTCCAAAGGGTGAGGTGTTTCTAGATCAGGGAAGGAGTTTTTTGACTCGGCTATTAATTTGGACTGTTTCCATCGTTGAGcgtccatagcgctttcaaacATAATAAGAAACTCAACCAACATTAAGTTTGGGTTCATGAAATTTCCGAAAAAGCTATTCTCAGACTCAGATCTGGACGTGGTTCTCATTAGTCCAcccataaataaatccctgaaatATGCTGGGATCCAAGAAGCCCTTTTGTCAAACATCGTATCTAACCATTCATTGTCGGACAGCCCGTATGAGGATATAACTGAGCACCACTGTTCCTCAAACTCAGACAGTTCGATGTCTTCTGCCCAAACACAGGAGCATAGCTCTTTCATGAAGTTAGTTTCTCTATAGAGCGTAGTTCCGATCTTGTCAGGCAGTTttttcatgatatgccacatgcaatatctgtgTTGTGTTTTGTCCCCGAACACTGTTTTAACTCCTGCTTTTATGCCTCTATCTTTGTCAGTAATTATGCACAGAGGAAACTTATTGCTCATTGCGCTCAGAAAATTCCGAAACAACCATACGAAATTCTCATCAGTCTCTTTTCTTATAAGTCCTGCTCCAAGTGTCACACATTTTTTGTGATGATCAATCCCCGTGAAAGGTGCAAATATCATTTTATATGTGTTCATATTAAATGTCGTGTCAAAAGATCTCATATCACCAAAGAGACTGTAATTCTTTATAACTATATGGTCAAACCAACAAACCCTAGATAGTCGTCCACGATCATCACCatcaaaatcaaagtagtaagaACTACACATGGCTTACTTGTGCATGAAATTCTCAATCATCATTTGAGCATCGTaccctttaataaattttttcaCATCCCTCCAAATATTTTTGAAATCCTCGAGTGATGCCCCTACATTTTGATATCCTTTCACGTACTCTTTGAACATACCAAAGCTTTGCACATGCCCCTTATTCACATTAGAATTCTCAACAATCATGGTTTTATGTATAAGGGTTAATTCTCGTGACTCGGTCAAATACACCACTATGTTTGGAGTTGAGAGAAAGTGGGTGTGACCTTCATGAAAGTCAGCAATCACATATTATCCTTTCTCATTTCTTTGAAGAAAAATCTTTGCACTACATGAAATTCTAGTCCTCTGCCTCTTTTTTACCTTTCCTCTAGGTTTACTTTCACCAGCCTTACTACACACACAATATTTAGTCATCACCACCCCATCAATGTTTCGTTGCTTCGACTTCCTCATTTTAAAACCAGAATTAGCAGCATAAGTCTTATAGAATTCTAGCCCATCCTCTAGTTTATCAAAGATCATACCCAAAACATGTTTCAATTCTGGCGCACATACCGGTATTCTTTCCTTTGAGGTTGTCTCGATGATGGGTGAGCCCGCATCTATGCACGCTATATAGTAGAACAGTATGGGTATAAGCAGCGAGTTCAAATAACTTATACGCAACAAATATAATTTCAGGTACGCTAATTTAGTCAGAATCACAAAATCAATTAGAAAACAAAAAACCACATAAATTAACACAGAAATTTGTGCCTGATCGCTGACATATCGTATTTTTTATAACTGACTACTTAACGTAGACGTCCAGATACACCAATCACGTCTAATAATGATGACATAGGCAGAAAGTCAAATGTTTATTATGACACGAATCAGTATATTCCTTAATTATAATTCTAGATATGCTGCTGAAAAACAGAACCGCATAATTTATACTAATGGATACGCTATTAATATACGCAACAATATCTAACTATACGCTGGTTAATTAAGGGCTGTTTCGTTATTCTACCAGGTGCGTTTTTCATATAAGACAATTACATCAATTATACTAATATACATGCTATTGAAGTACACAGAATACTGTAGAATAAACATTGGTTTAATCAACTCTCAAACAAATTATATCCCACATACACTAACCAGACTTGTAAGACAACTGTTCTTATCCATCAGACTCATCGATTAATAATACCAAACAAGCTAATGAAACATGATCAGCAAGCGTAATAATCTGTCTTCCTATGCTTAAATTAGTATGAATACACATCAAATATAACAATAGATACATCAATCAGACGATTTTAATGAAACGATTTATAAAAAAGGCTATCTAAACTGATTTGCATATGTACATACCTAGATGAGATGATGACTGATCATTGCTAACAGCTGGAACAATCGCATCAGTATGTTCCCTCTATTCGCTAGAACCCTCAACATCCATAATTTTCTACGATTGAAATAATACTGGAATGCCAATCGAAATCACAAAATTGATTGTGCATGCATCAATCACACAAAATCAATCAGAAAAAAATATTATAATCGTACATCTATTAGATGATCAACGCCATTGATTATGATCAATTTTGTCAATTTTGGCCGCTGTAGTTTGATGGTTTTCGCGGAATTTTCGATGTTTTTCACGGAATTATTTGTTTTGATTTGGAGGAAAAGTTTTGGaaagtagagagagaaagagatattttggatttttttgtcAGGTTAATCACGTAGGTGAAGCATCTACGTATGCCGTGttattttttgtttaaaattatattattgtaggtcgttctcaccgaatgatcgttctcaccggatcccacctctctctctctctctctctctctctctctctatatatatatatatatatatatatatatatatatatatatatatatatatatatatatatatatatattaaagtgGGTTGAAACGCCGTGGATGCGCCACATGGCGTTTCAACCTTAATTACCATCATTAGTTGCTGCTGATTATTAAATACGAACGTAATAAATGCACCATAAATCCCAGCAAagtattaattataatttaataaatgttattataaaattacatcaaATAATTACGGTGGTtggattctaaatttattaaaaaaatattttgacaaaaattctaaaatgtaaattatttcatttattgtgaaaaatgttttCAGTAGAGTATAATTTTTATTATacttattgaaatattttgatatgcaTACAATgctttacatttacgtaaaaaatattttgagaaaaatTATAAAATCTAGACcattaaaaccattaaaaatatatttggaagaattattgtatttattacatataaaacttaaaactaACTACTAAAAGATAAGTTTTTATCGTGTGGAaatgaaaaaattatattgcgacaaAATACACATGAGATTTTGAGATGATATAAataatgtgataacgagtatgtatgtacatagtgatcaggagtgcatttgaataatcaaaacaaaagtaacgaTTATTAAGTACtgttataaacgacatgaaaaagaagaaaacatattatatttttctttaatAGTTTCAAATTAAATATGTATATGTCAAGTATAAAACGACCTTGATTATGGCTAACTAGATATTAATTTTagataaatattttatatgtttctccgtattttttaaatattttgaaataaacctcaaaaaataataGTTGAGAATGCTTAACctatcttatctatattaatacaaaagacaatactcaatcctcagcgcgccacgtcattaatgcagttttttttttttttttttttttttttttggaaattcatgttatggtgggacccgtgagtgtgcaatgtatttattttttCACATTTCCGccttttcaaacatgcgataaattccgtcttacaacaaattctatgaactaatattatgaaaaaattttatgaattaatattatgaaataattttatacatttcgtgtaaataaaattaataacatatacgcagaatgaattacaaatgcgagtaaatgaaattgaattacataatttttaaaacaaaattacataataataaaattacataatttcaagaaggaataacatttatatacgggatcgaacataaaacgcaaatgaattacctacatatgttaaagttggttatattagattatatttcttttatccggatgtaaagctttttatgtatgcaatttttatttacaagagtagattacgttatttccttataaaccagtgtatgtgaacacgtgtttttaacaaatttaaacataaattatgtagatcgtagatttagaccaactagataggtacaatagaaatgcaaaaacaaatatatatccaaaaatattaatactggtccaaatacatacccgtgcaattttgcacgggtttaaaactaggtttatttataggtaaaatcttaaacatcattatatatactccgtaattatttcaaagaaaaagtgcaaatttcttatatatatgtttgacacatagcacatgCAAGGCGTAACCAAAACATTCGAACACGTTTAGTTTGGATCTGATATGTTTGATCCATAAATATCACACGGTatacataaaaaattgaaaaaatgcctaaaattatattcacattatTTTGAACATATATTAACTAATTTGTAGCATAAATCTAATTTAAGAACTCAATGTTGATTGTTACATTATTCGAatacattttattttaattaatatgatatttgattagTTACACaattatttataaaatgttgATCATGCATAACTAATTATCACTTAAGAGTTACTTCgtataattaaaattgtatgtatttattttaatacattgaagttaaacctaaaaaaaaataagatttgagaaagattaatttattttatttataaaaaaaatattaaatgtcatatatgaattttttttttcatttataataataaaagtttcaaacaggccgcgcgaaacGCGAGATACTACCTAGTATACAAGTATTTGCGGAAATCTTGATATTGCGGGGCACAACAAGGGTTTATCATAAGAGCGATGATACAGATGTAAACATGATGAGAATAATAAATAATTGTATatttaacaacaataaaacaagaTTTTATAAACTACTCCGTAGGTTATTAGAAGAATATTTCCTATGATAGTAGCTGTCATTTAACAAGGATATTCTCACATTCTCCATGATTGTAGGCCTAATTAAGTAAGATAATTGATATAAATATACATTGCGAATAACAGATGATTATACACTTGAGGATTCTTGATTTGCTTGATTGAGTGTGTAAGATGATACACATACACGAGGTGTATGAGTTTTTACATACACAACCAATTACATTGTGACACGTGCCAAAACTAGAGTTGACCTTCATTAGTTAGTTTAAGGCTAGGTTAGTAATTTAGCATTTATAGTTATATTGTTAACTACATCTACTTAACTAtatttatggaattttttttatACATTAGATTTATTATTAAGTGAAACCTCAAAAAAAGCCATTAATGAGGCTTGATCCCACAACCTCTTGATTTGAAAGCCTTACTATTACagtattaccactatgacacacaTCTTGTTGTCATTTTTGCATATCTTTTGATATATATATTTGTTAAGACCtgagttaaaacaatatgtacATATAATAATTATTGATTGTACTTCTAACTATATTCAATGTACCTTCAGTATTAAATCAATGTACATACTTGATTAGTTAAATATACTTGATAAAAATTAAACTACATATTTTATGTACATGTGGAactattatttgtaattataatatacataattaatacggagtataaaatTTACATTCTATAACATATTATTAAAACGAAAAATGTATGTACGTAAAATATATTATGTCAAAGGTACATCTTATTTCCATTGTAGGTACATAATATATACCTATATGACATGTCATATATATTCCAATTAATTATCAAgtgtatatgtgtg from Silene latifolia isolate original U9 population chromosome 2, ASM4854445v1, whole genome shotgun sequence encodes the following:
- the LOC141640039 gene encoding protein FAR1-RELATED SEQUENCE 5-like; translation: MCSSYYFDFDGDDRGRLSRVCWFDHIVIKNYSLFGDMRSFDTTFNMNTYKMIFAPFTGIDHHKKCVTLGAGLIRKETDENFVWLFRNFLSAMSNKFPLCIITDKDRGIKAGVKTVFGDKTQHRYCMWHIMKKLPDKIGTTLYRETNFMKELCSCVWAEDIELSEFEEQWCSVISSYGLSDNEWLDTMFDKRASWIPAYFRDLFMGGLMRTTSRSESENSFFGNFMNPNLMLVEFLIMFESAMDAQRWKQSKLIAESKNSFPDLETPHPLEKHPSEF